A window from Solanum stenotomum isolate F172 chromosome 7, ASM1918654v1, whole genome shotgun sequence encodes these proteins:
- the LOC125870426 gene encoding 60S ribosomal protein L4: MATAAAIPTTTVQSLENDMATDSAAVPLPAVMKAPIRPDVVTYVHSNISKNARQPYAVSRKAGHQTSAESWGTGRAVSRIPRVPGGGTHRAGQGAFGNMCRGGRMFAPTQIWRRWHRKIPVNQKRYAVASAIAASSVPSLVLARGHRIESVPELPLVISDSIEGIEKTSNAIKALKQIGAYPDAEKAKDSHAIRQGKGKMRNRRYISRKGPLIVYGTEGAKLVKAFRNIPGVEICHVDRLNLLKLAPGGHLGRFIIWTKCAYEKLDGIYGTFDKPSLKKKGYLLPRPKMVNADLARIINSDEVQSVVRPIKKDVSKRATLKKNPLKNLNVLLKLNPYAKTARRMSLLAEAQRVKAKKEKLDKKRHQITKEEASAIRGASHSWYKTMISDSDYAEFDNFTKWLGVSQ, encoded by the exons ATGGCCACCGCTGCCGCCATCCCTACCACCACCGTGCAAAGCCTGGAAAATGATATGGCCACTGACAGCGCCGCCGTTCCCCTCCCCGCCGTCATGAAGGCTCCGATCCGTCCTGATGTGGTCACCTACGTCCACTCCAACATTTCCAAAAACGCCCGACAACCGTATGCAGTGTCGAGGAAAGCCGGTCACCAGACATCTGCTGAGTCATGGGGTACCGGACGTGCTGTGTCACGTATCCCTCGTGTTCCCGGTGGTGGTACTCACCGTGCCGGACAGGGAGCTTTCGGTAACATGTGTCGTGGTGGACGGATGTTCGCTCCAACGCAGATCTGGCGCCGATGGCATAGGAAGATCCCTGTTAACCAAAAGAGGTATGCTGTTGCTTCAGCTATTGCTGCATCTTCTGTTCCTTCATTGGTTCTCGCTCGTGGTCACCGTATTGAATCGGTCCCTGAGCTACCTCTCGTTATTTCCGATTCAATTGAGGGTATTGAGAAGACTAGTAATGCTATAAAAGCTTTGAAGCAAATTGGTGCTTACCCAGATGCTGAGAAGGCTAAGGACAGCCATGCTATTCGCCAAGGAAAGGGAAAAATGCGTAACCGTCGTTACATTTCCCGAAAAGGTCCATTGATTGTGTATGGAACTGAAGGAGCTAAGCTCGTGAAGGCATTCAGGAACATTCCTGGTGTTGAAATCTGCCATGTTGATCGTTTGAATCTGCTCAAGCTTGCTCCAGGTGGTCACCTTGGTAGGTTTATTATCTGGACCAAATGTGCTTATGAGAAATTGGATGGCATTTATGGTACATTCGATAAGCCATCACTGAAGAAGAAGGGATATTTGTTGCCAAGGCCAAAGATGGTGAATGCTGATCTTGCCAGGATTATCAATTCTGATGAGGTGCAGTCTGTTGTTAGACCAATCAAGAAGGATGTTAGCAAGAGGGCAACTTTGAAGAAGAATCCATTGAAGAACCTGAACGTATTGCTGAAGCTCAATCCTTATGCAAAGACTGCCAGGAGGATGTCCCTTTTGGCCGAGGCACAGCGTGTCAAGGCCAAGAAGGAGAAGCTCGACAAGAAGAGACATCAAATTACAAAG GAGGAGGCATCAGCTATCAGGGGTGCAAGTCATTCGTGGTACAAGACCATGATCTCAGATTCTGATTATGCAGAGTTCGACAACTTCACAAAGTGGCTCGGAGTTTCTCAGTAA